From a region of the Terriglobales bacterium genome:
- a CDS encoding CheR family methyltransferase: MVTTTSIPVQLSDAELKLLQTLVYQECGMYFDERRVHFLQDRLQRRLKATQLDSFYHYYRLLTSREGKAELAALLENLTVNETSFFRNKPQLDLFAKVVLEQMLHRKQERRDWSLRIWSAGCSTGQEPYTLAMQVCDALAYYYLRNPLPFEMPSPKPLIPPPWKVEILASDISYSVLRVAQEGLYPENHMEPVDYTFRLRYFDKVGDRYAIKKAVKELVHFDFHNLKTEFLPQRNDIIFCRNVMIYFDEAEQKRLIDKFYRCLNPEGYLFVGHAESLFGLTDRFKMMHLNNGTAYQRIEVG; the protein is encoded by the coding sequence ATGGTGACCACGACGTCCATTCCTGTCCAGCTGAGTGATGCCGAACTGAAGCTGCTCCAGACCCTCGTCTACCAGGAGTGCGGCATGTACTTCGACGAGCGCCGGGTGCACTTCCTGCAGGACCGCCTGCAACGGCGTCTCAAGGCCACCCAGCTGGATTCCTTCTACCACTATTACCGCCTGCTCACCAGCCGCGAGGGCAAGGCCGAGCTGGCCGCTCTGCTCGAGAACCTCACCGTCAACGAGACCAGTTTCTTCCGCAACAAGCCGCAGCTCGACCTCTTCGCCAAGGTGGTGCTGGAGCAGATGCTGCACCGCAAGCAGGAGCGCCGCGACTGGTCGCTGCGCATCTGGAGCGCCGGCTGCTCCACCGGCCAGGAACCGTACACCCTGGCCATGCAGGTCTGCGACGCCCTCGCTTATTACTACCTGCGCAATCCTCTGCCCTTCGAAATGCCCTCGCCTAAGCCCCTGATCCCTCCGCCCTGGAAGGTCGAGATCCTGGCTTCCGACATCAGCTATTCGGTCCTGCGGGTCGCCCAGGAGGGTTTATACCCTGAGAATCACATGGAACCGGTGGATTACACCTTCCGCCTGCGTTATTTCGACAAGGTGGGCGACCGCTACGCCATCAAGAAAGCCGTGAAGGAACTGGTCCACTTCGATTTTCACAACCTGAAGACCGAGTTCCTGCCCCAGCGCAATGACATCATCTTTTGCCGCAACGTCATGATCTACTTCGACGAAGCCGAGCAGAAGCGGCTGATCGACAAGTTCTACCGCTGTTTGAATCCCGAGGGGTATCTATTCGTCGGCCACGCCGAGAGCCTCTTCGGCCTGACCGATCGCTTCAAGATGATGCACCTGAACAATGGCACCGCCTACCAGCGGATCGAGGTTGGATGA
- a CDS encoding chemotaxis protein CheW — translation MAKELHIVGFRIGKETFGVPIALVHEIVRVPEITAVPEAPACVEGVINLRGRIISVVDLRKRFGEKEIARGKKNRILVAEVEGKLVGLVVDSASEVLKIPAAEIDQPPQVYEENELNYVTGVGKLNGRLIILVDLSRILKPGELRRLDRFAEAQAEVPA, via the coding sequence ATGGCCAAGGAACTGCACATCGTCGGCTTCCGCATCGGTAAGGAGACCTTCGGCGTCCCCATCGCCCTGGTGCACGAGATCGTGCGCGTGCCCGAGATCACCGCCGTCCCCGAGGCTCCGGCCTGCGTCGAAGGGGTCATCAACCTGCGCGGTCGCATCATCTCGGTGGTGGACCTGCGCAAGCGTTTCGGGGAGAAGGAGATCGCGCGCGGTAAGAAGAACCGCATCTTGGTGGCCGAGGTCGAGGGCAAGCTGGTCGGCCTGGTCGTGGACTCGGCTTCCGAAGTCCTGAAGATCCCCGCCGCCGAGATCGACCAGCCTCCCCAGGTGTACGAGGAGAACGAACTGAATTACGTCACGGGAGTGGGAAAGCTGAACGGCCGGCTCATCATCCTGGTCGACCTCTCTCGGATCCTCAAGCCCGGCGAACTGCGCCGGCTTGACCGCTTTGCCGAGGCGCAGGCTGAGGTGCCGGCGTGA
- a CDS encoding HAMP domain-containing methyl-accepting chemotaxis protein has translation MSIRKKLYVGFGAILSIVMVLFLLSMAAMLRERSARSAAARSAEMEQATEAVRFQMMQNRLLLGNYLLSGDTRELDQMNAGVSKLNELLNHALRLADSERERTALTRVKEAEQSWVTSFAGAMISKRKDVDGGNATVAELQIFYLQQNPTEWLRKSAEPLDDAKQATAANRESQQKFNETASTITLVVSILGTLLALICGAGVAVFTARSITHPLSHLMAVARQIGESGDLNQSVDISRNDEIGELARTFERMVTYLKEMAAVSEAIAGGNLGLEVQPRSDKDTLALAFTSMIGGLRKLVTSVRDSASQVASGSNQVAGASEESAKVSIQASQAIDEVTSTMHEMSINVQNMVKNTQVQASSVSETSASIDEMVASIQRVADTAKVLLDISQRSREEVQSGIVTMDKATQGLNKINDSIHTSSGIIGVLGQRADDIGKIIEVIDDLAEQTNLLALNAANEAARAGEHGLGFAVVADEVRKLAEKSAQSTKEISDLIRSIQNESRKAVDNMEKSTAIVNDGLTLGSDLSAALKKISNVVTEVYKFAQEIGAATNEQSHGSSQIAKATTRLNEITHEINSSVEEQASGAQAVVKAMERMRELTQQSTSSSTELAASAEQMSKMARSLLEAMDRFALEASASGSNGHGRHASKQAPFGEERSHATHYAAAARS, from the coding sequence ATGAGTATCCGCAAGAAACTATACGTGGGCTTTGGAGCGATCCTTTCCATCGTGATGGTGCTGTTCCTGCTCAGCATGGCGGCGATGCTGCGCGAGCGGTCGGCGCGGTCGGCCGCGGCCAGGTCGGCGGAGATGGAACAGGCCACCGAGGCGGTTCGCTTCCAGATGATGCAGAACCGCCTCCTGTTGGGCAATTACCTGCTCAGCGGTGACACCCGCGAACTGGACCAGATGAACGCAGGCGTCTCCAAGCTGAACGAACTGCTCAACCACGCCCTCAGGCTGGCGGATTCGGAGCGGGAACGCACCGCCCTGACCCGGGTCAAGGAAGCGGAACAGAGCTGGGTGACCTCGTTCGCCGGCGCCATGATCAGCAAGCGCAAAGACGTGGATGGCGGCAACGCCACGGTCGCGGAACTCCAGATCTTCTATCTGCAGCAGAATCCCACCGAATGGCTGCGGAAATCCGCTGAGCCCCTCGACGATGCCAAGCAAGCCACGGCCGCCAATCGGGAATCGCAACAGAAGTTCAACGAGACCGCTTCCACCATCACCTTGGTGGTCTCGATCCTGGGCACGCTGCTGGCGCTCATCTGCGGCGCCGGGGTCGCAGTATTCACGGCGCGGTCCATCACTCATCCGCTCTCGCATCTGATGGCCGTAGCCCGTCAGATCGGCGAATCCGGCGACCTGAACCAGTCGGTCGACATCAGCCGCAACGACGAGATCGGCGAACTGGCACGCACCTTCGAGCGCATGGTCACTTACCTGAAGGAGATGGCAGCCGTTTCCGAGGCCATCGCCGGCGGCAATCTGGGGCTGGAAGTGCAGCCCCGTTCCGACAAGGACACGCTCGCGTTAGCGTTCACCAGCATGATCGGCGGCCTGCGCAAGCTGGTCACTAGCGTGCGCGACAGCGCCTCGCAGGTCGCCAGTGGTTCCAACCAGGTGGCCGGCGCCAGCGAGGAATCCGCCAAGGTCAGCATCCAGGCCTCGCAGGCGATCGACGAGGTCACCAGCACCATGCACGAGATGTCCATCAATGTGCAGAACATGGTGAAGAACACCCAAGTGCAGGCCTCCAGCGTCAGCGAGACCTCGGCCTCCATCGACGAGATGGTCGCCTCCATCCAGCGCGTGGCCGACACCGCCAAGGTGCTGCTCGACATTTCCCAGCGCTCGCGCGAGGAAGTGCAGAGTGGAATCGTCACCATGGACAAGGCCACCCAGGGGCTGAACAAGATCAACGATTCCATCCATACCTCGTCCGGCATCATCGGGGTGTTGGGACAGCGCGCCGACGACATTGGCAAGATCATCGAGGTCATCGACGACCTGGCCGAGCAGACCAACCTGCTGGCCCTGAACGCCGCCAACGAGGCGGCGCGCGCGGGCGAGCACGGGCTGGGCTTCGCCGTGGTCGCCGACGAGGTCCGCAAACTGGCGGAGAAATCGGCGCAGTCCACCAAGGAGATCAGCGACCTGATCCGCAGCATCCAGAACGAATCGCGCAAGGCCGTGGACAACATGGAGAAGAGCACCGCCATCGTCAACGACGGTCTGACCCTGGGCAGCGACCTGAGCGCCGCGCTCAAGAAGATCTCCAACGTGGTGACCGAGGTGTACAAGTTCGCCCAAGAGATCGGCGCGGCCACCAACGAGCAGTCGCACGGCTCCTCGCAGATCGCCAAGGCCACTACCCGCCTGAACGAGATCACGCACGAGATCAACTCCTCGGTCGAGGAGCAGGCCTCGGGCGCCCAGGCCGTGGTCAAAGCCATGGAGCGGATGCGCGAACTGACTCAGCAATCCACTTCCAGCTCCACCGAGCTGGCGGCCTCGGCGGAGCAGATGTCGAAGATGGCCCGCAGCCTGCTCGAAGCGATGGACCGCTTCGCGCTGGAAGCCTCCGCAAGCGGAAGCAACGGCCACGGCCGCCACGCTTCCAAGCAGGCGCCGTTCGGCGAGGAGCGCAGCCACGCGACGCATTACGCCGCCGCGGCCCGTTCCTGA
- a CDS encoding energy transducer TonB produces the protein MGIAIIALLAVMVAAQTASAQEEAERKVKTKVSPMYPELARKMNVSGTVKVQVTIAPNGSVKSAKALGGHPLLIDPAVDAVKKWKYEPGKDETTTIVQFNFNPAS, from the coding sequence ATGGGAATCGCAATCATCGCGCTGCTGGCTGTCATGGTGGCGGCGCAAACCGCTTCGGCCCAGGAAGAGGCCGAGCGCAAGGTCAAGACAAAGGTATCGCCGATGTATCCCGAGCTGGCCCGCAAGATGAACGTGAGCGGCACCGTAAAGGTGCAAGTCACCATCGCACCCAACGGCAGCGTGAAGTCGGCAAAGGCTCTCGGGGGACACCCCCTGCTGATCGACCCCGCCGTCGACGCCGTCAAGAAATGGAAGTACGAACCGGGGAAAGACGAGACCACGACCATCGTGCAGTTCAACTTTAATCCCGCGAGCTAG
- a CDS encoding PAS domain S-box protein, translated as MSIRNESATPDTSPGVDSPFQALLLEISTACREGRTLAELISLFCKATRGFFALDGVYYWRLADGEQLVGVDADGFQAERFRASTLRMSESAVAVEAVKSRHTVYANHLDPLKYPMAGDFQAKSLMAAPLIVGGDVIGAIVFLSRDDGEHFDEDLAGKATILASYLGSLIETLQRSERHRKRAEDLMALALELSASLRLPEFARSFTERVTGMLGAQAGALALSQGSSLETIVLHEPGEPSDKAQVRRLTAALSDVAAERSSALLQGDAAQLLGPGIAAALGWRDLVVVRLVGADQELLGLLCLANLDHELSQPDRNLLQAVSAHASVALENSRLFSRIAQSNKHWAEIFDSITDFIVVHDDAHRVLRVNLPLAQFIGVRPAELIGVGMRALVSIAADAGDQPCPFCRVGMEKSDEYIHPVLDRTYLVSTSRVRGALNEGLQTIHVLRDITDRREAERRYRELLDNIQEGIFFSTPEGHFVEVNDALVRMLGYDSREQLLQIDIRTELYPEPEQRRRFIEAIEKQGMVRNFEEALRRRDGTLVHTLENAFAVRDAKGVVIQYRGVMLDISEVKAFQAQLQRERDFNTKILNNTQSMILVADTAGLVSYANRRCFEHGNFRESELLGHQLLEFVAPQRREAMAAAFEAVLAGQQVNNLELPMMRPDGKLSQFSINLSPMRDERGEVNSMVAVMTDVTDAAMLQGKLMHAEKMAAVGQLVSGVAHEVNNPLTAILGFADLLLEQEDVPESAHKNLKVIVQEAQRTKTIVQNLLSFARQMPAEHRAVQVNPILRRTLQLRAYDFASHGVDIVERLRDGMPDIVGDAQQLQQVFLNIINNAYDAVRETERRGTIEVETSYVNGGIEVAFRDNGRGIQFPERIFDPFFTTKEVGKGTGLGLSICYGIVREHGGDIICHNNEGRPGATFIVRLPAAAGPAAVAAAAGAQA; from the coding sequence ATGAGTATCCGCAACGAATCCGCAACCCCGGATACCTCGCCAGGTGTGGACAGTCCTTTCCAAGCTTTGTTGCTCGAGATCTCTACTGCCTGCCGTGAAGGACGCACCCTGGCGGAGCTGATCTCACTGTTCTGCAAGGCGACGCGGGGGTTCTTCGCCTTGGATGGGGTGTATTACTGGAGACTGGCGGACGGGGAGCAGTTGGTCGGCGTGGATGCCGACGGCTTCCAGGCGGAGCGGTTCCGCGCCTCCACCTTGCGCATGAGCGAAAGCGCGGTCGCGGTGGAGGCGGTCAAGAGCCGGCACACGGTGTATGCGAACCATCTCGACCCGCTGAAATACCCGATGGCGGGGGATTTCCAGGCGAAGTCGTTGATGGCGGCGCCACTGATCGTTGGCGGGGATGTGATCGGGGCCATCGTCTTTCTCAGCCGTGACGACGGCGAGCACTTCGATGAAGACTTGGCCGGCAAGGCCACCATCCTGGCGTCGTACCTGGGCAGCCTGATCGAAACCCTGCAGCGCTCCGAGCGGCACCGCAAGCGCGCCGAGGACCTGATGGCCCTCGCCCTGGAATTGAGCGCGTCGTTGCGCTTGCCGGAGTTCGCCCGTAGCTTCACCGAGCGGGTCACCGGGATGTTAGGGGCGCAAGCCGGCGCCCTGGCGCTCTCGCAGGGCTCCAGCCTGGAGACTATCGTCCTCCATGAGCCGGGCGAGCCCAGCGACAAGGCACAGGTGCGGCGGCTGACTGCGGCTCTGAGCGACGTGGCCGCGGAACGCTCCTCCGCCCTGCTGCAGGGCGATGCTGCCCAATTGCTGGGACCGGGCATCGCCGCGGCGTTGGGCTGGCGCGACCTGGTCGTGGTACGGCTGGTGGGCGCGGATCAGGAGCTGCTGGGGCTGCTCTGCCTGGCGAATCTCGATCACGAGTTGTCCCAGCCCGACCGCAACCTGCTGCAAGCGGTCTCGGCGCACGCTTCGGTGGCGCTGGAGAACTCGCGCCTGTTCTCCCGCATCGCGCAATCCAACAAGCACTGGGCGGAGATCTTCGATTCCATCACCGACTTCATCGTGGTGCACGACGACGCCCACCGCGTGTTGCGGGTGAACCTGCCCCTGGCGCAATTCATCGGGGTGCGGCCGGCGGAGCTGATCGGGGTGGGCATGCGCGCCCTGGTCTCGATCGCCGCCGACGCCGGCGACCAGCCGTGCCCCTTCTGCCGCGTGGGGATGGAGAAGAGCGACGAGTACATCCACCCGGTGCTGGACCGGACGTACCTGGTCTCGACCTCGCGGGTGCGGGGAGCGCTGAACGAGGGGTTGCAGACCATCCACGTGCTCAGGGACATCACCGACCGGCGGGAGGCGGAACGGCGCTATCGCGAGTTGCTGGACAACATCCAGGAAGGCATCTTCTTCTCCACGCCGGAAGGGCACTTCGTCGAGGTCAATGACGCGCTGGTCCGCATGCTCGGCTATGACAGCCGCGAGCAACTCCTGCAGATCGACATCCGCACCGAGCTCTATCCCGAGCCGGAGCAACGGCGGCGGTTCATCGAGGCCATCGAGAAGCAAGGCATGGTGCGGAACTTCGAAGAAGCGCTGCGGCGGCGTGACGGCACCCTCGTGCATACCCTGGAGAATGCGTTCGCAGTGCGCGACGCGAAGGGCGTGGTCATCCAGTATCGCGGGGTGATGCTCGACATCAGTGAAGTCAAGGCCTTCCAGGCGCAGCTGCAGCGGGAGCGCGACTTCAACACCAAGATCCTGAACAACACCCAGAGCATGATCCTGGTAGCGGACACCGCCGGGTTGGTGAGCTACGCCAACCGCCGCTGCTTCGAGCACGGCAATTTTCGCGAAAGCGAGCTGCTCGGCCATCAACTGCTGGAATTCGTCGCCCCCCAGCGGCGGGAAGCGATGGCCGCGGCTTTCGAAGCCGTCCTGGCCGGCCAGCAAGTGAACAATCTCGAGCTTCCCATGATGCGGCCGGACGGCAAGCTGTCGCAGTTCTCCATCAATCTCAGCCCCATGCGGGACGAGCGTGGGGAGGTGAACAGCATGGTGGCGGTCATGACCGACGTCACCGACGCCGCCATGCTGCAAGGCAAGCTGATGCACGCCGAGAAGATGGCGGCGGTCGGCCAGCTGGTCTCCGGCGTCGCCCACGAGGTCAACAACCCGCTGACCGCGATCCTGGGATTCGCCGACCTGCTGCTGGAGCAGGAGGACGTCCCGGAATCGGCGCACAAGAACCTGAAGGTGATCGTGCAGGAGGCGCAGCGAACCAAGACCATCGTGCAGAACCTGCTCAGCTTCGCGCGGCAGATGCCGGCGGAGCACCGCGCCGTCCAGGTGAACCCGATCCTGCGGCGCACCCTGCAACTGCGCGCCTACGACTTCGCCAGCCACGGGGTGGACATCGTGGAGCGGCTACGCGACGGGATGCCGGATATCGTGGGCGACGCCCAGCAACTGCAGCAGGTCTTCCTGAACATCATCAACAACGCCTACGACGCGGTGCGGGAGACGGAGCGCCGCGGCACCATCGAGGTGGAGACTTCTTACGTCAACGGCGGCATCGAGGTCGCGTTCCGCGATAACGGCCGCGGCATCCAGTTCCCGGAGCGCATCTTCGATCCGTTCTTCACCACCAAAGAGGTTGGCAAGGGCACCGGACTGGGGCTGAGCATCTGTTACGGCATCGTGCGCGAGCACGGAGGCGACATCATCTGCCATAACAATGAGGGCAGGCCGGGGGCCACATTCATCGTACGCTTGCCGGCGGCTGCGGGGCCGGCGGCAGTGGCGGCCGCGGCGGGAGCGCAGGCATGA
- a CDS encoding response regulator gives MSTASQQVLPILVIEDEASVMGFLVAALERAGYRTAQAASGADALRMLAVASYLGVVSDMRTPGGVNGADVHAWLAANRPELVSRVVFITGDTVNEETQQILRHTGAPCIEKPFRVQQLIQCVEKTIGKAR, from the coding sequence ATGAGCACCGCGAGTCAGCAGGTCTTGCCCATCCTGGTGATCGAGGATGAAGCGTCGGTGATGGGCTTCCTGGTGGCCGCGCTGGAGCGCGCCGGCTACCGCACCGCCCAGGCCGCGAGCGGGGCGGATGCCCTGCGCATGCTGGCGGTCGCCAGTTATCTGGGAGTGGTCTCCGACATGCGCACCCCGGGCGGGGTGAACGGCGCCGATGTCCACGCCTGGCTGGCCGCCAATCGGCCGGAACTGGTCTCCCGCGTCGTCTTTATCACCGGCGACACGGTCAACGAGGAGACGCAGCAGATTCTCCGCCACACCGGGGCGCCCTGTATCGAGAAGCCGTTCCGGGTGCAGCAGCTGATCCAGTGCGTGGAAAAGACCATTGGGAAGGCCCGATGA
- a CDS encoding sigma-54 dependent transcriptional regulator produces the protein MTDDYRIKFLIVDDEQSIRKLCMTIGASLGFDCTEAESGEAALVQLEAECPDILIADLMLPKMSGVELLQQVKNLQPGCEVAIMTGHGSIESAVQAMKLGAYHYIQKPFRVEEVKLILQRMAEKVRLVAERDFLRDRLSTESQLNDITGSSAKIQDVLRMIARLKDTRTPVLITGESGTGKELVARAIHFRGSFAKRPFVAVDCGALVPTLIESELFGYEKGAFTGALKSKHGLFQAANGGTIFLDEIGELPQEMQAKLLRVLQEKEVRPVGSNDRQKVDVRVIAATNRDLEAAYKAGTFRKDLFFRLNVVTIHLPPLRERKSDIPSLVRCFLLDHSPDTPIQVMPEVLRCLLRYDWPGNVRELQNCIERAIALGNKQTIDIADLPPAIREARAGAPAVFETEAIPEHDGEAASGSATDLEDIERMTIQRVFEQVGGDKALAGKMLGISRATLYRKLKRYNISLERAKGVGATSEG, from the coding sequence ATGACCGACGACTACCGCATCAAGTTCCTGATCGTGGACGACGAGCAGAGCATCCGCAAGCTGTGCATGACCATCGGCGCTTCGCTGGGCTTCGACTGCACCGAGGCGGAGAGCGGTGAGGCCGCCCTGGTACAGCTGGAAGCCGAGTGCCCCGACATCCTGATCGCCGACCTGATGCTGCCCAAGATGAGCGGCGTGGAGCTGTTGCAGCAGGTCAAGAACCTGCAGCCCGGTTGCGAGGTGGCCATCATGACCGGCCACGGCTCCATCGAGAGCGCGGTGCAGGCTATGAAACTGGGCGCGTACCACTACATCCAGAAGCCGTTCCGGGTGGAAGAGGTCAAACTCATCCTGCAGCGCATGGCGGAGAAGGTACGCCTGGTAGCCGAACGCGATTTTCTGCGCGACCGGCTGAGCACGGAGAGCCAGCTCAATGACATCACCGGCTCGTCGGCCAAGATCCAGGATGTGCTGCGCATGATCGCCCGCCTGAAGGACACCCGCACCCCGGTGCTCATCACCGGGGAGAGCGGAACGGGCAAGGAGTTGGTGGCGCGCGCCATTCACTTCCGCGGGTCCTTCGCCAAGCGTCCCTTCGTCGCGGTGGATTGCGGCGCCCTGGTGCCCACGCTGATCGAGAGCGAGCTGTTCGGCTATGAGAAGGGCGCCTTCACCGGGGCGCTCAAGTCGAAGCACGGGCTCTTCCAGGCGGCCAACGGCGGCACCATCTTCCTGGACGAGATCGGCGAGCTGCCGCAGGAGATGCAGGCCAAACTTCTGCGCGTGCTGCAAGAGAAAGAGGTCCGACCGGTGGGCAGCAACGATCGGCAGAAGGTGGACGTGCGGGTGATCGCAGCCACCAACCGCGACCTGGAGGCAGCCTACAAGGCCGGCACCTTCCGCAAGGACCTTTTCTTCCGCCTCAATGTGGTGACCATCCACCTGCCGCCGCTAAGGGAGCGGAAGTCGGACATCCCCAGCCTAGTGCGGTGCTTCCTGCTGGACCATTCACCCGACACCCCCATCCAGGTGATGCCCGAAGTGCTGCGCTGCCTGCTGCGGTATGACTGGCCGGGGAACGTGCGCGAGTTGCAGAACTGCATCGAGCGGGCGATCGCCTTGGGGAACAAGCAGACCATCGACATCGCCGACCTGCCGCCGGCCATACGGGAAGCTCGCGCCGGGGCGCCTGCGGTCTTCGAAACCGAGGCCATCCCTGAGCACGATGGGGAAGCGGCCTCGGGATCGGCAACCGACCTGGAAGATATCGAACGCATGACCATCCAGCGCGTCTTCGAACAGGTGGGCGGCGACAAGGCGCTGGCTGGCAAGATGTTGGGCATCAGCCGGGCAACGCTCTACCGAAAGCTCAAGCGCTACAACATCAGCCTGGAGCGCGCCAAGGGCGTTGGCGCTACCTCTGAAGGGTAG